From Triticum urartu cultivar G1812 chromosome 2, Tu2.1, whole genome shotgun sequence, a single genomic window includes:
- the LOC125539349 gene encoding transport and Golgi organization 2 homolog — translation MCIAAWTWQAHPAYGLLLLFNRDEFHSRPTRPAQWWAAAGEGEEILGGMDELGGGTWLGCTKGGKLAFLTNVREPSPRVGARSRGELPVRFLQGRQGPLEYATEIAKEADQYNGFNLVLADVRSGTMVYISNKPGDAPVVQTVSPGCHVLSNAAIDSPWPKVLRLGQSFNGFLAAHDDAEVSLKQMVEELMTDTVKADRSVVPDTGVDPDWEYELSSIFIDTKKGQARYGTRSMAAIGVKLDGEVTFYEKSLASSLWNENVVQFEMEMAQ, via the exons ATGTGCATCGCGGCGTGGACATGGCAGGCTCACCCGGCGTACGGCCTGCTCCTCCTCTTCAACCGCGACGAGTTCCACTCCAG GCCGACGCGGCCAGCGCAGTGGTGGGCCGCCGCGGGGGAGGGCGAGGAGATCCTCGGGGGCATGGACGAGCTAGGCGGGGGCACGTGGCTGGGGTGCACTAAGGGAGGGAAGTTGGCCTTCCTGACGAACGTCCGGGAGCCCAGCCCCCGGGTTGGGGCGAGGTCCAGAGGGGAGCTTCCCGTCAGGTTTCTCCAG GGCAGGCAGGGTCCATTGGAGTATGCAACTGAAATTGCAAAGGAAGCAGATCAGTACAATGGTTTTAATCTTGTACTGGCCGATGTGCGTTCAGGAACCATGGTGTACATCTCTAATAAGCCAGGTGACGCTCCTGTGGTTCAAACAGTTTCTCCTGGGTGTCATGTGCTTTCTAATGCTGCTATTGATTCCCCTTGGCCAAAG GTGTTGCGCTTGGGACAGAGCTTCAACGGATTTCTTGCAGCACATGATGACGCAGAAGTCTCTTTGAAGCAGATGGTTGAAGAACTGATGACAGATACGGTCAAAGCTGACAGATCTGTGGTGCCTGACACTGGCGTGGATCCTGACTGGGAATACGAGTTGAGCTCTATATTCATCGACACGAAAAAGGGACAG GCAAGATACGGGACACGAAGCATGGCTGCCATTGGGGTGAAACTGGATGGTGAGGTAACTTTCTACGAGAAGTCCTTGGCCAGCAGCTTGTGGAATGAGAATGTAGTACAGTTTGAAATGGAGATGGCACAATAG